In one Primulina huaijiensis isolate GDHJ02 unplaced genomic scaffold, ASM1229523v2 scaffold26229_ERROPOS72855+, whole genome shotgun sequence genomic region, the following are encoded:
- the LOC140967664 gene encoding uncharacterized protein codes for MVFLMVGFSVQCVLDFMVAGVSLMLGLGFFAFVASILCSAAFIQNAKEIS; via the coding sequence ATGGTTTTCTTGATGGTGGGATTCAGTGTGCAATGCGTGCTGGACTTTATGGTGGCTGGAGTTTCGCTGATGCTTGGGTTGGGTTTTTTTGCATTCGTCGCTTCTATCCTTTGCTCTGCTGCTTTCATTCAAAACGCCAAAGAGATTTCTTGA
- the LOC140967698 gene encoding protein SOB FIVE-LIKE 4-like has translation MSTEECSSNESGWTTYIASSPDKEDDPTQDEDDECGSSMDEGVNQQESEDDAENMDTDDSMASDASSGPSDRKRLSNTRKKNERKLYGGEKCHKKEDRKKSGEKIKVEEEKSETKGNSGEISDKKL, from the exons ATGA GCACTGAAGAATGTAGCAGCAACGAATCCGGATGGACCACATACATAGCTTCTTCACCGGACAAAGAAGACGATCCCACTCAAGATGAAGACGATGAATGCGGTTCCAGCATGGATGAAGGAGTAAATCAGCAAGAATCGGAAGATGATGCCGAAAATATGGATACGGATGACTCCATGGCTTCTGATGCCTCCTCCGGACCTAGTGATCGAAAACGTTTGAGCAATACAAGgaagaaaaatgaaagaaaattatATGGTGGTGAGAAATGTCATAAAAAGGAGGATAGGAAGAAAAGTGGTGAGAAGATAAAGGTTGAAGAGGAGAAGTCTGAAACTAAAGGAAACAGTGGCGAAATATCAGATAAAAAATTATAG
- the LOC140967693 gene encoding peroxidase 11 — protein sequence MQLLVNSKGLLLLALVLGICSSSLLADDPPLTLDYYKTTCPTVLEIVRKEMECAVLSDPRNAALILRLHFHDCFVQGCDGSVLLDDTITLQGEKKAPNNLHALKGFRIIDRIKNRLESECPGSVSCADILTIAARDAVVLVGGPYWDVPVGRKDSKTAGYALTETNIPTADEGLISIISKFIYQGLSVTDMVALSGAHTIGMARCVNFRNRIYGDFSTTSGKNQLSQVNLNKLKSICPPRISAANNNESDMDYVTPNLFDNSYFQILVRGEGLLNSDQELYSSILAIETKKIVAKYAENPIAFFEQFAESMVRLGNITNSETYTNGEVRKNCRFINT from the exons ATGCAACTTTTAGTTAACTCAAAAGGGCTTCTTCTTTTAGCATTAGTTCTTGGAATTTGCTCTTCAAGTTTGCTTGCTGATGATCCCCCTTTAACATTAGATTACTACAAAACTACATGCCCGACAGTGCTCGAAATCGTTAGGAAAGAAATGGAATGCGCGGTGCTCTCTGATCCACGTAATGCAGCCTTGATTTTGAGATTACATTTTCATGATTGCTTCGTTCAG GGATGTGATGGATCAGTTCTGCTGGATGACACAATCACACTTCAAGGAGAAAAGAAAGCTCCAAACAATCTGCATGCTTTGAAAGGATTCAGAATCATTGATAGGATCAAGAACCGGCTTGAATCTGAGTGCCCTGGATCCGTTTCTTGTGCTGATATTCTAACCATTGCTGCAAGGGATGCTGTTGTTTTG GTTGGTGGACCATATTGGGATGTCCCTGTCGGTAGGAAAGACTCAAAAACTGCAGGATATGCACTTACTGAGACAAATATCCCCACAGCAGATGAAGGGCTTATCTCCATCATTTCAAAGTTTATATATCAAGGTCTATCGGTTACCGATATGGTAGCACTTTCTG GTGCTCATACCATAGGCATGGCACGTTGCGTAAATTTCAGGAACAGAATCTATGGAGATTTTTCCACAACTTCAGGGAAGAATCAACTCTCACAAGTCAACCTGAACAAATTGAAATCCATCTGCCCTCCTCGAATCTCCGCAGCTAATAATAATGAATCGGACATGGATTATGTCACACCGAATTTATTCGACAATTCTTACTTTCAAATCTTGGTACGGGGAGAGGGGTTGTTAAATTCAGACCAAGAACTATATTCTAGTATTTTAGCCATTGAAACCAAGAAGATTGTTGCAAAATATGCTGAAAACCCGATAGCATTCTTCGAGCAGTTCGCCGAATCAATGGTGAGATTGGGGAATATCACGAACAGTGAAACTTATACAAATGGAGAAGTGAGGAAGAATTGCAGGTTTATAAATACATGA